One Anastrepha obliqua isolate idAnaObli1 chromosome 6, idAnaObli1_1.0, whole genome shotgun sequence DNA window includes the following coding sequences:
- the LOC129250675 gene encoding uncharacterized protein LOC129250675, translating to MTKRTDKRTDTIELRKLGTPSEDELLASSQETVDDKAVGHSTPSTINQPITSADAKGQKRQYPKKGPSRYKLYQRSLAILGKISKNEAEGKTHPKDAADKARCQKVVDEYLTFQATQKAEAVKRNRSQDEGCKTAKKLKTSHTALTPKPAKRAFNEVARDHLQTALVDELTNRGKPALERWSEIEARLSRIVVDHVMTSPEGQVPGYDSMEVVRGYRVIKCDDQFSVDFLQNAISKIQSDWEGLRLKLIPASEIPRRPRARIWIPNMEFEAKQLIPYLQAHNRTVPMDDWSIIKAEAPQKNSVSFLLQISEESIEPLGKVDNKLRFGVRKAHLKLFRSANPEDEQDEVDDANELLMGMQLEEAGSTQNDGANEQHTGMQLDAPKNDQ from the coding sequence ATGACAAAACGGACAGACAAACGAACGGACACAATCGAGCTGAGGAAGTTGGGAACTCCCTCAGAGGACGAGCTCTTGGCTTCTAGTCAAGAGACAGTTGATgacaaagctgtgggccacagcacgccatcAACTATAAATCAACCGATCACATCCGCTGATGCCAAGGGGCAAAAGCGTCAATACCCAAAAAAAGGCCCGTCTAGATATAAGCTTTACCAGCGGTCTCTAGCTATTCTCggcaaaataagcaaaaatgaggCCGAAGGTAAAACTCATCCCAAAGATGCGGCCGATAAGGCAAGgtgccaaaaggtggtcgatgagTACCTGACGTTCCAGGCCACCCAGAAGGCAGAAGCCGTAAAACGCAATCGTTCGCAGGACGAGGGCTGTAAAACAGCGAAAAAGCTCAAGACGTCTCACACTGCTCTGACGCCCAAACCAGCCAAACGCGCGTTTAACGAGGTGGCACGGGATCACCTGCAAACGGCGTTGGTGGACGAGTTAACGAACCGCGGTAAACCTGCGTTAGAAAGGTGGTCCGAAATCGAGGCACGGCTGTCTCGCATTGTCGTTGATCACGTCATGACAAGCCCGGAGGGTCAAGTGCCAGGTTATGATTCAATGGAGGTGGTCCGTGGATACAGGGTGATCAAATGCGACGATCAGTTCTCTGTTGATTTCCTTCAAAACGCTATTAGCAAAATCCAGAGCGACTGGGAAGGTTTGAGGCTCAAACTAATCCCAGCCAGTGAGATCCCAAGACGACCAAGGGCTCGTATCTGGATACCGAACATGGAGTTCGAAGCTAAGCAGTTAATACCATACCTGCAAgcacacaaccgcactgttccAATGGATGACTGGagtatcatcaaagcggaggctccgcaaaagaacAGTGTGTCATTCCTTCTCCAAATCTCGGAGGAGAGTATTGAGCCACTGGGAAAAGTGGACAACAAACTTCGGTTTGGCGTGAGGAAAGCGCATCTGAAGTTATTCCGTTCTGCAAATCCGGAGGATGAGCAGGACGAGGTTGACGACGCTAATGAGTTGCTCATGGGCATGCAACTGGAAGAAGCCGGGTCCACCCAAAACGATGGCGCTAATGAGCAGCATACGGGCATGCAGCTTGACGCCCCTAAAAACGACCAGTAA